Proteins from a genomic interval of Staphylococcus debuckii:
- the rbsR gene encoding ribose utilization transcriptional repressor RbsR: protein MKKVSIKDVAHEAGVSVTTVSHILNHNEQRFSKETITKVLNAKEALGYFPNKNAQQLRGSKIKLIGVLLPSLTNPFFSTIMQSMAQNKPEDVDLFFLTTTGKELESNIKQLVERGMDGLIIGRLIEHPESLDTYLKKRSVPYVVLDQSEDHGFTDIIRTDEEAGGQLAAEHLIQLGHHSLAIVAPHQMMANMKDRVQGFMTYCRDYQLSEPLFIQTELSKAGGASIVPAILESGATAVFAINDEMAIGMMRGLADRGLSVPEDFSIVGYDDIDFARYMIPSLTTVAQPMEDIGALALTLIMKKIQNPDSNPEKVELPNKLVIRETTSQLN, encoded by the coding sequence ATGAAAAAAGTATCAATTAAAGACGTAGCGCATGAGGCAGGCGTTTCTGTGACTACGGTATCCCATATTTTAAATCATAATGAACAGCGTTTCTCTAAAGAAACGATTACTAAAGTGCTGAATGCTAAAGAAGCGCTCGGCTATTTTCCCAATAAAAATGCTCAGCAATTAAGAGGCAGCAAAATTAAATTGATAGGTGTGCTCCTTCCGAGTTTAACCAATCCATTTTTCTCAACAATTATGCAAAGTATGGCTCAAAATAAACCTGAGGACGTGGATTTATTCTTTTTAACTACCACTGGAAAGGAATTAGAAAGTAACATCAAACAACTGGTGGAGCGAGGGATGGACGGACTCATCATTGGGCGTTTAATTGAACACCCAGAGTCTTTGGATACGTATTTGAAGAAGCGGAGTGTGCCCTATGTGGTGTTGGATCAGAGCGAAGACCACGGATTTACAGATATTATTCGTACGGATGAAGAAGCGGGCGGACAACTGGCAGCAGAGCATCTGATCCAATTAGGACATCATAGTCTTGCAATTGTTGCACCTCATCAGATGATGGCTAATATGAAAGACAGAGTGCAGGGATTTATGACATATTGTCGAGATTATCAGCTTTCTGAACCGCTCTTCATTCAAACTGAATTATCTAAAGCGGGCGGAGCATCTATTGTTCCCGCAATTCTAGAAAGTGGTGCTACAGCAGTCTTTGCTATTAATGACGAGATGGCTATCGGGATGATGCGAGGATTAGCGGATAGAGGATTGTCCGTTCCTGAAGATTTTTCAATAGTAGGATATGATGACATTGATTTTGCACGCTACATGATTCCTTCACTTACGACGGTAGCGCAGCCTATGGAGGACATCGGAGCGCTAGCGCTAACGCTGATTATGAAAAAAATTCAAAACCCTGATTCAAATCCTGAAAAAGTTGAACTGCCCAATAAGCTGGTGATACGAGAAACGACAAGTCAGCTTAATTAA
- a CDS encoding PrsW family glutamic-type intramembrane protease produces MKCMNCGESVDSNDKFCMSCGSNLEEQKASELVIKTCPSCGNKVDLDDKFCGHCGYNFDHSMANENQHNYNSTTTMPEANSFTQGAKSLFGNTTKSIGRLAGNEESLNINLKDMFSEVFKKHTKEESDEIFIAGTKSTTPQLDEISEEWGRPWLFSRVFLAFAITFATLWVLVNSFENTLAIPGLIFIGALMVPLSCLFFFYESNAFKNISLFEVMKMFFIGGVLSLLSTMFLYGFVTFSDEHNVYGTLTIIDAFLVGLVEETGKALIIIYFINKMRTNKILNGLLIGAAIGAGFAVFESAGYILTYSLSNIDNLTGMVFARSWTAIGTHIVWSAIIGAAIVIAKDNTKFSFNNIGNKSFLFFFFVSVLLHTIWDTDITLLGSGTLKCIVLIVVAWIFIFILMKAGLNQIDFFRNEEALIQQGENE; encoded by the coding sequence ATGAAATGTATGAATTGCGGAGAGAGTGTAGATTCGAACGATAAATTTTGTATGAGTTGTGGATCTAATTTAGAAGAACAAAAGGCAAGTGAGTTGGTTATTAAGACATGTCCTTCATGTGGGAATAAGGTTGATTTAGATGATAAGTTCTGCGGGCATTGCGGTTATAATTTCGATCATTCAATGGCTAATGAAAATCAGCACAATTATAATTCGACAACAACTATGCCTGAAGCAAACAGTTTTACGCAAGGAGCTAAAAGCTTATTTGGAAATACGACTAAATCAATCGGTAGATTAGCAGGTAACGAGGAAAGTTTAAACATTAATCTAAAAGATATGTTTTCTGAAGTATTTAAAAAGCATACAAAGGAAGAATCAGATGAAATTTTTATAGCAGGTACAAAGAGTACTACACCTCAGCTTGACGAGATTTCAGAAGAATGGGGTAGACCATGGTTGTTTTCTAGAGTGTTTTTAGCATTTGCTATAACATTCGCAACGTTATGGGTTTTAGTAAATTCCTTTGAAAATACTTTAGCAATACCTGGATTAATCTTTATTGGTGCTTTAATGGTTCCTCTATCCTGTCTTTTCTTTTTCTATGAATCTAATGCATTTAAAAACATTAGTCTATTTGAAGTGATGAAAATGTTTTTTATTGGAGGAGTACTTTCTCTTCTAAGTACTATGTTTTTGTATGGTTTTGTTACCTTTAGTGATGAACATAATGTATATGGAACGCTTACAATCATTGATGCATTTTTAGTAGGATTGGTAGAAGAAACTGGAAAAGCACTTATTATTATTTATTTCATCAATAAAATGAGAACGAATAAAATTTTAAATGGTTTATTGATAGGAGCAGCAATAGGAGCTGGATTTGCAGTATTTGAATCAGCAGGATATATCCTTACGTATTCTTTAAGTAATATTGATAATTTAACGGGCATGGTATTTGCAAGATCTTGGACAGCTATTGGTACACACATTGTTTGGTCTGCCATTATAGGAGCGGCCATTGTTATTGCTAAAGATAATACGAAATTCTCTTTTAATAATATTGGGAATAAAAGTTTTTTATTTTTCTTTTTTGTTTCAGTGTTACTTCATACTATTTGGGATACTGATATCACACTCTTAGGTAGTGGCACTTTAAAATGTATAGTTTTGATTGTGGTTGCTTGGATTTTTATTTTTATCTTAATGAAAGCAGGACTGAATCAAATAGATTTCTTTAGAAATGAAGAAGCATTGATTCAACAAGGTGAGAATGAATGA
- a CDS encoding zinc-ribbon domain-containing protein produces the protein MRYCPNCGEKLERGQLYCNNCGTKLNETHPQHSRRNRKQNTGKAWIIITVVLVACIAVAIAIYFLLMVLKNPSGSASDNTNHYNSHPNKVNVLSTSFSENFMNQENTGGYKGFELEMSPEEIKHKFGNEDGTVELGIGKVHKYGDMGVYYGSDNTVSSVYVLPDNVTVDEFKKVHGEPTKQTENQMIYDDNPDNGFTIFINHKDGKIQSVENTFQMDPSSLKQINSSSHSSQNLSEAFSQDVLNYSDGISKIMNTAFSAEDYTDQPESLSEARSMTASWDGLLSDIENQADTDEEQRIVEQLQGFKNERDEILDDIEQFVDNHDSEAWQNAQKKNVSLEEELKVFFDEFPN, from the coding sequence ATGAGATATTGCCCTAATTGTGGAGAAAAATTAGAAAGAGGACAACTCTATTGTAATAATTGCGGAACAAAGCTAAATGAAACGCATCCGCAACATAGCAGAAGAAACAGAAAACAAAATACTGGTAAAGCTTGGATTATTATAACAGTAGTTTTAGTAGCATGCATAGCTGTAGCAATAGCGATTTATTTTTTATTAATGGTTTTAAAAAATCCTTCTGGTTCAGCTAGTGATAATACTAACCACTATAATAGTCATCCGAATAAAGTTAATGTATTATCCACATCATTCAGTGAAAATTTTATGAATCAAGAAAACACGGGAGGATACAAAGGATTCGAATTAGAGATGTCTCCTGAAGAGATAAAACATAAATTTGGTAATGAAGATGGAACAGTTGAATTGGGTATCGGAAAGGTTCACAAATACGGTGATATGGGCGTTTATTATGGTTCTGATAATACAGTTTCTTCAGTATATGTATTGCCTGATAATGTTACTGTTGATGAATTTAAAAAAGTACATGGTGAACCAACTAAACAAACAGAGAATCAGATGATATATGATGATAATCCTGATAATGGATTTACAATTTTTATCAATCATAAGGATGGCAAGATTCAGTCTGTAGAAAACACTTTTCAGATGGATCCTTCAAGTTTAAAGCAGATAAATTCGAGTAGTCATTCCTCTCAAAACTTGAGTGAAGCTTTCTCTCAAGATGTATTGAATTATAGTGATGGGATTAGCAAAATAATGAACACTGCGTTTAGTGCAGAAGATTATACAGATCAACCTGAAAGTTTATCTGAAGCTAGATCTATGACGGCTAGCTGGGATGGTTTATTAAGTGATATTGAAAACCAAGCAGATACTGATGAAGAACAAAGGATTGTAGAACAATTACAAGGATTTAAAAATGAAAGAGATGAAATCCTGGATGATATTGAGCAATTCGTGGATAACCATGATTCTGAAGCTTGGCAGAATGCCCAGAAAAAGAATGTATCTTTAGAAGAGGAATTGAAAGTATTCTTCGATGAATTTCCGAATTAA
- a CDS encoding VOC family protein encodes MDITRGINHIGLTVPDIEAATHFFKKGLDGKIAYDSQTEMEAPRGGENVERYLGMESGAKIIKKRMMVFGHGPNIEMFEFANAEQRSAETLQDIGFTHISFYVDNFDRALAQVIEAGGQPISEPHFNTKYEDTDGNQTVYVKTPWGSLIELQTVPNGYYYPESSEAEVFIPPKK; translated from the coding sequence ATGGATATTACAAGAGGCATTAACCATATCGGATTGACTGTGCCTGATATCGAAGCCGCAACTCATTTTTTTAAAAAAGGCTTGGACGGCAAAATCGCCTATGATAGTCAAACAGAAATGGAAGCACCTCGCGGCGGTGAGAATGTAGAACGTTATTTAGGAATGGAATCTGGCGCTAAGATTATTAAAAAGCGCATGATGGTCTTCGGTCATGGTCCGAATATTGAAATGTTTGAGTTTGCAAATGCAGAGCAACGTTCTGCGGAAACGCTTCAAGATATCGGCTTTACCCACATTTCCTTTTACGTAGATAATTTCGACAGAGCCTTAGCACAAGTGATTGAAGCGGGCGGCCAACCGATTTCAGAACCGCATTTCAATACTAAATATGAAGATACAGATGGTAATCAGACAGTTTACGTTAAAACGCCTTGGGGCAGTTTGATTGAGTTGCAGACGGTGCCGAATGGATATTATTATCCTGAAAGTAGTGAAGCAGAAGTCTTTATACCTCCGAAAAAGTAA